The sequence TCGCGGATACGTGCAGCTTTACCTTGCAGATTACGCAGATAGTAGAGCTTGGCCCGGCGTACCTGACCAATCGACATCACCTCGATCTTTTCGATGCTTGGCGAATGCAGCGGAAAAATCCGCTCGACACCAAACCCGTTGGATATTTTCCGGACGGTAAAGGTTGAGCCGACGCCCCGGTTCACCCGTTTGATACAAACACCCTGATAAACCTGCACACGTTCCTTGTCACCTTCAATAATCCTGACATGGACACGCAGGGTATCTCCCGCCTTGAACTGGGGAAGGCCCTTTTTCATCTGTTCCATGCCGATCTGGTCGACGATATTCATAATGTCCTCCTTGCGACTGTCTATTATGCTTTCAAAGTTTCGGATTCTGTGATTTATATCTATATTCTGATCAGTTATTGCCCGGGCGCCCCGCTAATCTGTCCAGGATAATAGCGGCGGCGGCCCTAACTGACAAGTGATTGTATCGATCAACTCCCTGCACCGGTTCAAGCACAAACCATCCCCGGTCAAAAAGCTCGGGAGCCAGCCCCCACCCGGTACCGAAAAGGATCAGCCCCGGTTTTTCCTTCAACTTCTCCCGGCAGCCAGCAAAGGATCCGCCGTCGTCACGCGCTGCGCCTGTCAGCACCGGAAACGGCTCGCCGCCGGTAACGGTTTGCCAGTCGACCAGCGCTTCCTCGATCGTCGGAAAAACCCGGATCAACTCCATCGCCTGTTGCCGCTTCGGATTGTATCCGGCACCAAACCCTTCGGTCCAGTGTGCCAGCAATTTATCGACCAGTCGCTGCTGCTCAGCCACCGGCGTAATGACATAAAACCGTTTGAGGCCATACGTTCTGGCGCTCCGCGCGATGTCATGCAAATCGAGATTCGTGACGGCGGTCGTAACCTGGTCCCCACGCCGATCAATAACCGGCGAGTGCACCAGAGCTGCAGCGAGCGGCTGCAGACTCATTCTTCCTCTCCCGCTTCCTGACGAATAAATTCAAGCATCCGCCTGTCTTCGGCATCAAGATCAGTCGCTTCAAGAAGCTCGGGCCGCCGCTGATAAGTCCGCCGCAACTGCTCCTGACGACGCCAGCGGGCAATCGCTGCGTGATTGCCGGAGCGTAAAACATCGGGAACCGGCCACCCCCTGAAATCTTCCGGCCGAGTGTACTGCGGATACTCAAGCAATCCGTCCGAGAATGAATCACCGGCAGCACTGGTATCGCAACCGAGAACTCCTGGCAGCAAACGACCGATAGCATCGATCATGACCATCGCCGCCGGCTCACCACCGGTCAGGACATAATCGCCAATCGAAAATTCCTCATCGACCAGATACCGAACCCGCTCATCAAATCCTTCATATCGACCACAGACGAAGATCAAGCCATCGTGCCCGGCAAGACGTTCGGCGTCTTCCTGCCGGAACTGCTTCCCCTGCGGCGTCATCAGTAAAACCGGTGACCCGGATGATGAGACGCGTAAATCATCGAGCGCTCGACCGATCGGTTCCGGCTTCATCACCATGCCATCACCACCCCCGTACGGGGTATCATCGGTTATTTTATGTTTCCCCTCGGCCCAGTCACGCAGAAAATGTGTCTGCACTTTCAGCAGCCCTCTTTGCTGCGCCTTGCCGATAATACTTTCGGAAAATGGCGAATCAAAGAGGCCGGGGAATAAAGTCAGGATGTCAATTTTCATCGGATTCAGGAACCAGACCTTCCGGCAGATCAACC comes from Desulfuromonas sp. and encodes:
- a CDS encoding tRNA (guanosine(37)-N1)-methyltransferase TrmD; this translates as MKIDILTLFPGLFDSPFSESIIGKAQQRGLLKVQTHFLRDWAEGKHKITDDTPYGGGDGMVMKPEPIGRALDDLRVSSSGSPVLLMTPQGKQFRQEDAERLAGHDGLIFVCGRYEGFDERVRYLVDEEFSIGDYVLTGGEPAAMVMIDAIGRLLPGVLGCDTSAAGDSFSDGLLEYPQYTRPEDFRGWPVPDVLRSGNHAAIARWRRQEQLRRTYQRRPELLEATDLDAEDRRMLEFIRQEAGEEE
- a CDS encoding 50S ribosomal protein L19; protein product: MNIVDQIGMEQMKKGLPQFKAGDTLRVHVRIIEGDKERVQVYQGVCIKRVNRGVGSTFTVRKISNGFGVERIFPLHSPSIEKIEVMSIGQVRRAKLYYLRNLQGKAARIREKRHN